The Candidatus Neomarinimicrobiota bacterium genomic sequence CAGAGCTCACTTCATTGGCGAATGAAGTTTGTAAAAAGCATCCAATTCATGATTTATTTTGTCGACATCGGATTGGTCGAGTGGAAGTGGGTGAAGCCAGTCTACATATATCCATTTGGTCCAAACATCGCCGAGAAGGGTTAAATGCCATAGATTTTTTCATTACTGAACTAAAAAAACGAGTTCCTATTTGGAAATGGGCCATATTAAACGATGGATCGAGAATCCCGAGTAAATGTGACCACTGACCATTCATTAATGCTAAATTACCTTCTTAAATGTTAGGCTTTTCACACCGATCTCTGACTAATTTCCTTTTTTGGGTCACCCAAAAAAAATGGTTTCTCATTACAATGGCCATTGGTGCAATCCTTCTCCTCCTACCTACACCAGAAGGTCTGTCGATTGAAGGATACCGCACAATCATTATTGTAATAACAGCATTGATGTTGATCATTACAGAGCCGATTCCCTTACCTGCAATTGCTATGTATATCCTTGTTTCAGAAGTGTATTTTGGAATTGGTTCTGCCAATGCCATTGCAAAATCTTTTATGAATGATGCTGTCTTCTTTATCATGGGCTCCCTTATGTTGGCTGTGGCCATTGTAAAACAGGGTTGGGATAACCGCATTGCTTTAGGTATCATTAAGTTAACAGGGAATAAAACGGGAAATATCGTTTTTGGATTTACAGCTATTTCGGCCCTTTTAGCTTCATTCATTGGTGAGCATACAGTGGCGGCAATTATGCTACCCATTGGGATGACTTTAATCCATTACACTTCTGAGCATAAACATAAGGTCCAAAATCTTTCCGCGGTTATTTTATTTTCAATTGCTTATGGGTGCCTCGTGGGATCCATCGGTACTCCTTCCGGTGGTGGCAGAAATGTAATAATGATTGATTATCTCCGCGATGCAAATATGTCCATCTCTTATCTAGATTGGATGGTGCGCGTCTACCCCTTGGTATTAATTCAAATCCCCATTGTTTCATGGGTACTTTTAAAAACCTTTAAACCGGAATTCTCTCAATTGGATACTGGTATAAGAAAATTGGTTGTTCATGTAGCAAAATCAGCAGAAATGACCGGTCGGAATACAGTAGCAGCTTTTATATTTTTAATGGTTTTTGCAGGATGGGTTGTTCTGAGTGAATCCGTTGGCCTTGGCACAATTGCACTTACGGGCGTTTTGTTATATCTTGTGGCAGGTTTTGTCCGATGGGAAGATTTGAATAGGAATACCCATTGGGGCGTTATCATTTTGTTTGGTTCCACCATATCGCTGGGGTCAAATATAAAATCGACTGGCGCAGCTGTTTGGCTGGCAAGTTCGATTGTTGATTTTATCGGACCGATTATTAATTCAATGCCATTTGTAGCTGATACTATTGTAATAATAATGACAACAACCTTGGCCAATGTGCTCTCAAGTTCTGCCACCGTTGCGGTGTTGGGACCAATTACGATGAATTTGGGAAGCGATACTTTACATATGGGATTGGTTACAGCCATCGCATCAGCATTTGGATATTTCACTGCAGTGGCAGCGCCCGCGTGTACAATCGTGTATTCCAGTGGAATGGTAAAAGCGAAAGATTTTCTAAAAGTCGGTTGGAAAATGGGATTAGTTTCCATTATTCTACTAGTTATTTATGCCAATACATATTGGCTGTTTTTCGGGTAAAATGGAATTAATATTGGATTAATATGAAAATTTTAATTGCAGTAAGTAGCAAGGAATATTCAGGACCTACATTGAGTGCTGGGATGAAAATCGCCCATGCATTCAATGCTTCTACAACAATTGTAGATGTAGGAGAAAAGGTAAGTGAATTCTCAACCAAAGTAGTTGGGCTTGCACAGGAAAGAATGGAATCTTGGAATTTTGACCGTCCTGGTGTTGATGTGCTGGAATGGGCATTCTCTTATTTGGCGGAAAAAGAATTTATCCAACAAAAGGAAATTGAAGCGGGATTTCCTAAGAATATGCTGGTAGAAACAAGTGGAAGTAGATCAGAAGTTTATTTGAAAGGAACACTTTGTGACAATGTAAACTTGATTTTGAGAAATGGAGACATTATTGCCGAACTCAGGGACGAAGTCGAAACTGGGAATTATGATGTTACAATTATGGGCGGAAGTGGAAAACGCAGGATGGCCCATGACCTAGTTCAATATATTGACAGTTCAATATTTGTTGTGAACCAATATAATCCAAATCAGGATTACCGACTCCTTTTGGCGGTGGATGATTCACCTGGTACCCGCCGGGCGGTAAAGTATGGCATTCGTGTTGCGCAGGCATTCAATATTGGTGTTGATATTTTGACAATCAGTAAAACGAATAATTTTGGCGATGGATATCAAGCAGCCGCGGAGCGGGCAGCTAAATTTATGAGACGCAGTGGAATTGAAGCAAAAAATGTATTTAAAACTGGCGACCCTTCCCAAATTATTGTGGATGTGGCTGGTAATAATCATATTATCGTTATGGGCTCTTCCAGGCGTAATCCTATCAAAAAATTCTTTCAAGGAAGTAAACCATTAACAGTGATGGAGAATTGTAAATGCCCAATTCTAATTGTTAAATAATGGTTCAATTATTTAAATAATAAAAGTCAATTTCTTGAATCATTTCATCCTTTTTGGGTTGGGAAAGAAGGCTCGCCTTAAAACCGTTTTTCGCCAGTTCGGTAATTTGTTTTTTGGATAGGTCTAACGCTTTAGCAATTCCAATATAATTTTCATTCATGTAGCCACCAAAGTAGGCCGGATCATCTGAATTAATGGTAACCATTAATCCTGCATCCATTAGTTTAACCAAAGGATGATCCTTTAAATCTTCCACAACTTTTAAGGCAAGATTAGATAAGGGGCACACAGTTAAGGGTGTTTGTTTTTCTGCAAGGTGTTTAATTAATTGATCATCATCAAGGGATCGATTGCCGTGATCAATTCTAGAAACCTTCAGCAAATTAATGGCTTCCCAAATATATTCAGATGGACCTTCTTCACCTGCATGAGCTACCGTTAAAAATCCGTCATCTCTTGCTTTTTCAAATACACGTTCGAATTTTGATGGCGGATTTTCCATTTCAGATGAATCCAATCCTACGCCGATAATCCATTCTTTATAAGGTAATGCTTGTTCTAGTGTATCAAAAGCTGATGATTCATCAAGGTGGCGTAAAAAACACATAATTATTTGGGAAGTGATTCCCAACTTTTCTTTACCGTCTTCCAATGCGCTGTGGATTCCTTGGATGACCGTATCAAAAGGTATGCCCCGATCTGTGTGTGTTTGGGGATCGAAAAATATTTCGGTATGAATCAGGTTTTGTTCATGAACTTTAGTGAGATAAGCCCAAGTTAAATCGTAAAAATCTTGAACATGTAGAAGCACACTTGCCCCTGCATAATATATATCCAGGAATTCCTGGAGATTATTAAAGTTGTATGCTTTTTTGAGTTCATCAACCGAATTATAACTAATGGGAATATTATTTCGGTGTGCAATTTCGAACATAAGTTCAGGTTCAAATGTACCTTCGATGTGCAAATGAAGTTCTGCTTTGGGTATGCCTTCAATAAACTTTTCTATAGTCATTTTACCAGTCATGGGAGAATCCTCGAAATATTTTGTTCAGAAGCGAGTGTTAAAATTGAAAGAACATCTTGAAAATCTAATTTATATGTATATGATTGAACAAGATATATCCTTCTAATAAAAAATATTGGAAATTGAAATTTTCATTTCCTAATCGTAACATCAAATAAGAATTTGAATTGAATAAAGAGGAATACTAATGTTTCAAAATTTAGCGCTCAACATTCTGTTGACTGTATTTATCGTTGTAATCACCGTACCACCCATTTTATTTATTTATTTGTATATCAAAGATAGACTCCAAAGTCAGCATTCTATTCTACGAAATTTCCCATTATTAGGTCGTATTCGTTATATCTTTGAAATGATGGGCCCTGAGATGCGCCAGTATATGTTTGATAGCGATACCGAGGGGCGTCCTTTCAGCCGTACTGATTTTACAAATATTGTGGTCGCTGGAAAGTATATGAAAACACTCATCGCCTTTGGGTCTAAACGCGATTTCAATCAATCGGGATGGTATTTAAAAAACGATATGTTTCCAAAACTCTCTGAAGAAATGAATGTAGTTTGCGAACCCAAAATAAAAACAAGTCGATATATGGGGACAGAAGGATTGTTTTCAAGGAAAGAACAATTAGAGGAAATTGAAATTCAACCTTGGAGATTGACGGATGAGGATGCCATTGTTATTGGTCCAAATTGCAAAGTTCCATGGCGCGTTCATGGACCCGTTGGAATGTCAGCAATGAGTTTTGGTGCATTGGGTGAAAATGCCATTAGTGCCATTAGTCTAGGTTTAGGAAAAGCCACGGGATCATGGGTACATACGGGTGAAGGTGGATTGGCAAAATATCATACAATAGGTGGCGGTGATGTGATTATGCAGATTGGCCCTGGATTGTTTGGCGTTCGTACTGAGGATGGCGAATTCAATCCTGAAAAGTTCAAGGAGAAAGCTGCTAATCCGCAAGTGAGAATGTTCGAAATTAAAATGGCGCAAGGGGCTAAGATTCGCGGTGGTCATGTAGAAGGGAGTAAGGTCAATCCCGAGATAGCAGAAATTCGAGGTGTAAAACCATGGAAGAATGTGGACTCGCCCAACCGTCATCGGCAATTCAATGATACAAAAACATTATTTGATTTTATTGATGAACTAAGGGATTTGGGTGGGAAACCTATAGGCATTAAAGTGGTTATGGGTGGTCCTGATTCTGGGGATGAACTTTGCCGCGTTATGGCAGAAACGGGCCGAGGTCCTGATGCAATCATAGTGGATGGAGGAGAGGGCGGTTCTGGTGCAACTTATCAAGAAATGGCCGACACCATGGGACTTCCCATAAAATCGGGATTAATCTACATGGACAATGCTTTGCGTAAATATGGCGTGCGAGATCGCGTAAAAGTTTTTGCCTCGGGTAAATTATTCAGTCCCGATAAAATTGCCATAGCCATGGGCATGGGGGCAGACTTGGTTAATATTGCCCGAGGAATGATGATCTCAGTGGGCTGTATTGGCGCCCAAAAATGCCATACCAATAAATGTCCTGTAGGTGTGGCTACCACCGATCGCGATCACCAGAAAGCATTGGTCGTGGATGAAAAGCAGTGGCGTGTATTGAATTACGTTATAACGATTCGAAATGGACTAAACTCATTGGCCGCTGCTTCGGGATTGAATAATTATACTCAATTCAAACGAGAACACGTCATGTATAAAGATGATTACGGTCGTGTAAAATCATTGGCGGAATTATTTCCGTATCCCAATGCTTAATGCATCGTCCAGCTTGAAAAAATAGTTATACCCATCGTAACTTTGTAAGATTCGCAACCCAATATTTTTACATAATTAGGAGGAATTGATGGAATTCATTACACCCATTTTTAAATGGTTACATATAATCGCAGGTGTTCTCTGGATCGGCTTGCTTTATTTTTTCAACTGGATCAATGGTCATGTTGTCGCAACGATGGATGCTGACACCAAGAAAAAGGTGATACCGGAAATTATGCCAAGAACCTTATACTTTTTTAGATGGGGTGCTGCATGGACATGGATTACTGGATTGGTATTAATGCTACTCATCTTTTGGATGAGCCTAAACGATTCTATGTTTAGGGAATTAGGTGTTGGTGAATCAGCCAGTAAATTTAAACATTTAGCATATTTGTTACCATTTTTGATGGTGTTTGTGTATGACGCCTTTTATAAAAGTCCATTAGCAAAAAATACGCGCGTAGCAACAATCATTAGCTTTTTTGGTATTGCTGGTGTTTTAGGATTCTTGATCTTTGTCGCTGAAATGGTTGATTACAGAGCCTATAATATCCATGTTGGCGCCATGTTTGGTTCGATGATGGCCTTCAATGTTTGGTTCAGAATTTGGCCCGCACAGCAGCGAATAATTGCAGCAATTAAAAATGGTGAAGCGCCCGATCCTGCTGATGCTGGGATGGCAGGCCTACGATCAAAACATAATACATATATGTCTGTTCCTTTAATTTGGACTATGATAAATGAACATACGGTTGGTGTATCTCATTATTTAGAAGGATATGGTGTCTTATTGGTAATGATCGTTTTTGGTTGGCATCTCGTTTTCCAGATTTACAAAAAATCTGCCAAAGTACAGGGCTTCTAAAAATTAAAATCAGTCTATAGAAAAAGCCCTATGGGAAACCGTGGGGCTTTTTTATTTTCTACTCATGACCGGACAAAAAGAAAAACGGAATAAATTAGAACGGTGGCTGGATAAGCATAACCATACAATGGAAATGCTGCGAACATTAATTGCAATCCTTGTGCTCGTTTTACAAATTTATATTTTAATGAATATTATAAAATAAAAACCCCCGTTCAAAAATTATTTAAACGGGGGTTTAATTCATTGATTTTTGCAGTTTAGCTTAAACGTTGCAGCTCATATCTTGCCCACAGCACATGGGGGACTTAATCATGCCGCATCCATCTGGACATTTAGCCACGCCAACTTTGGTACCGTCATCCTTCGTGATGTGATCATGTACCAGTTCTTTTCCACATTTTGCACAATTCATACCAGTAACACCCATACCGCAATGTTCGCATGTAAATTCAGCCATAATATTATTCCTTTAATTAGTTGAGAAAAATCCTGACTGAAATTTACATTACTTTTTATTTTTTATTTAAATAGAATTAAACAATAATAGGAACTATTCCTATTTAGCGCTATTTTAAAACATGCGATTTAGTCGTCAAAGAGAAGCTATCCGAGAAATTGTTTATAAAACAAATTCTCACCCTATCGCAGATTGGATTTTTCACAGAGTCAAGAAAGAAATCCAAAATATTAGTTTGGGTACGGTGTATCGAAATCTGAAACAATTGGAGGATGATGGCGCAGTGCGTGTAATCTATGATGGCAACATTGCACGGTACGATTGGAATACAGATCATCACGATCATCTCAAATGCAAGGTTTGCGGTGATTTAATTGATGTGCAATTAATAGATAAGGATATCCGATCAAATGTTAAAAAGAAATTCAAATTTGCAGTTGATGAAGTGGAGATGACTATCATTGGCACATGTAATAAACACAAATAATAATGGAGAAATAATCATGAGTGTACTCGTAGGAAAACAAGCACCGGATTTTACAACACAGGCTGTATTGCCAGATGATACTATCGTTGGCGATTACAACTTTTCAAAAACTAGAGATGGCAAATATGCTGTCGTTTTCTTTTATCCATTGGACTTCACATTTGTATGTCCATCGGAATTA encodes the following:
- a CDS encoding molybdenum cofactor biosynthesis protein MoaE; this encodes MVIVEINYGQILPFPSEDNRKQDGAEFVFNGRVRATEHGEEITALEYEQYEGMAEAELTSLANEVCKKHPIHDLFCRHRIGRVEVGEASLHISIWSKHRREGLNAIDFFITELKKRVPIWKWAILNDGSRIPSKCDH
- a CDS encoding DASS family sodium-coupled anion symporter, which codes for MLGFSHRSLTNFLFWVTQKKWFLITMAIGAILLLLPTPEGLSIEGYRTIIIVITALMLIITEPIPLPAIAMYILVSEVYFGIGSANAIAKSFMNDAVFFIMGSLMLAVAIVKQGWDNRIALGIIKLTGNKTGNIVFGFTAISALLASFIGEHTVAAIMLPIGMTLIHYTSEHKHKVQNLSAVILFSIAYGCLVGSIGTPSGGGRNVIMIDYLRDANMSISYLDWMVRVYPLVLIQIPIVSWVLLKTFKPEFSQLDTGIRKLVVHVAKSAEMTGRNTVAAFIFLMVFAGWVVLSESVGLGTIALTGVLLYLVAGFVRWEDLNRNTHWGVIILFGSTISLGSNIKSTGAAVWLASSIVDFIGPIINSMPFVADTIVIIMTTTLANVLSSSATVAVLGPITMNLGSDTLHMGLVTAIASAFGYFTAVAAPACTIVYSSGMVKAKDFLKVGWKMGLVSIILLVIYANTYWLFFG
- a CDS encoding universal stress protein, which encodes MKILIAVSSKEYSGPTLSAGMKIAHAFNASTTIVDVGEKVSEFSTKVVGLAQERMESWNFDRPGVDVLEWAFSYLAEKEFIQQKEIEAGFPKNMLVETSGSRSEVYLKGTLCDNVNLILRNGDIIAELRDEVETGNYDVTIMGGSGKRRMAHDLVQYIDSSIFVVNQYNPNQDYRLLLAVDDSPGTRRAVKYGIRVAQAFNIGVDILTISKTNNFGDGYQAAAERAAKFMRRSGIEAKNVFKTGDPSQIIVDVAGNNHIIVMGSSRRNPIKKFFQGSKPLTVMENCKCPILIVK
- a CDS encoding adenosine deaminase, with amino-acid sequence MTIEKFIEGIPKAELHLHIEGTFEPELMFEIAHRNNIPISYNSVDELKKAYNFNNLQEFLDIYYAGASVLLHVQDFYDLTWAYLTKVHEQNLIHTEIFFDPQTHTDRGIPFDTVIQGIHSALEDGKEKLGITSQIIMCFLRHLDESSAFDTLEQALPYKEWIIGVGLDSSEMENPPSKFERVFEKARDDGFLTVAHAGEEGPSEYIWEAINLLKVSRIDHGNRSLDDDQLIKHLAEKQTPLTVCPLSNLALKVVEDLKDHPLVKLMDAGLMVTINSDDPAYFGGYMNENYIGIAKALDLSKKQITELAKNGFKASLLSQPKKDEMIQEIDFYYLNN
- a CDS encoding FMN-binding glutamate synthase family protein → MFQNLALNILLTVFIVVITVPPILFIYLYIKDRLQSQHSILRNFPLLGRIRYIFEMMGPEMRQYMFDSDTEGRPFSRTDFTNIVVAGKYMKTLIAFGSKRDFNQSGWYLKNDMFPKLSEEMNVVCEPKIKTSRYMGTEGLFSRKEQLEEIEIQPWRLTDEDAIVIGPNCKVPWRVHGPVGMSAMSFGALGENAISAISLGLGKATGSWVHTGEGGLAKYHTIGGGDVIMQIGPGLFGVRTEDGEFNPEKFKEKAANPQVRMFEIKMAQGAKIRGGHVEGSKVNPEIAEIRGVKPWKNVDSPNRHRQFNDTKTLFDFIDELRDLGGKPIGIKVVMGGPDSGDELCRVMAETGRGPDAIIVDGGEGGSGATYQEMADTMGLPIKSGLIYMDNALRKYGVRDRVKVFASGKLFSPDKIAIAMGMGADLVNIARGMMISVGCIGAQKCHTNKCPVGVATTDRDHQKALVVDEKQWRVLNYVITIRNGLNSLAAASGLNNYTQFKREHVMYKDDYGRVKSLAELFPYPNA
- a CDS encoding transcriptional repressor, translating into MRFSRQREAIREIVYKTNSHPIADWIFHRVKKEIQNISLGTVYRNLKQLEDDGAVRVIYDGNIARYDWNTDHHDHLKCKVCGDLIDVQLIDKDIRSNVKKKFKFAVDEVEMTIIGTCNKHK